The following coding sequences lie in one Corticium candelabrum chromosome 10, ooCorCand1.1, whole genome shotgun sequence genomic window:
- the LOC134185671 gene encoding uncharacterized protein LOC134185671 translates to MTLSDIKRAVENASEIKEQLGKLKTSDNSPPHHVRMISSLEAKAEQLVDTLNVWKNSAVSQSGVIEQSDFDSPRWIKLKTSGHFSKMYQGSYTGSKVAIKLLNDDVKLEESIAEGRLLKSLTHDHVVEFRGFGQTNELQTDSNGEVVPIGRHYLVMQFISSNLQRYVTNSISHEREGLSNFEVWDFGKQILSGLLYLHKHKPFPIAHMDLKPDNILLDEGQIHPRVKLADFGLSLPLSQDNIKTYGGHARWMAPELWLSQTSLHQQSKELCLKSDVFSYGLILLFLITGKTPWHSITDLDYPTASSSSNSSSFSSSSRSSSSSEPPDEERFEIPGNLAPELLAIIQHCYVEKPTDRANCSQVNDLYYKGCENPFHVKDESGEFFSYGFLENTNIFVADSKVTESTKGTAYTNQLPVGYQHSHLVCEVNVEKMKSGKVKPIVERPTDPVLAEKFQQNFARWQILASENKIFNHSSIALKSLHLTREGEEEQQQIVFKFAQTRYVIHRAMRELWMKTLTSDQKEEAVPAKGIVSTVYSNSFGLHVAVITADKPTPKFIFARRARREGLPSPGNITCGAVESCSVQDYIEEDGKTKISLVRTAVRGLNEELRVVLEGNDVDAITLSTVYLKYDTHEWGLCGFIDLNDERVRPDNRLTFEQLKSRFTMGGLKSKYKHEEVVAVDFNLTKMVQFVRENCKQFASSTKLVVVKVLQSFFGVTSVERAFKKNTSLT, encoded by the exons ATGACTCTCAGTGACATCAAGAGAGCAGTTGAAAATGCGTCAGAAATCAAAGAGCAACTAGGCAAGCTAAAAACAAGCGACAACTCACCACCCCACCACGTCCGAATGATTTCCTCGTTGGAGGCGAAAGCAGAGCAGCTGGTAGACACACTAAACGTCTGGAAAAATAGCGCAG TTTCTCAGTCGGGAGTTATTGAGCAAAGTGATTTTGATTCACCTCGATGGATAAAGTTGAAGACAAGTGGGCATTTCTCAAAAATGTATCAAGGGTCTTACACAGGGAGCAAGGTTGCCATCAAACTTCTGAATGATGATGTCAAATTAGAGGAGTCAATCGCTGAGGGTCGACTACTGAA GTCTCTGACTCATGATCACGTGGTTGAGTTTAGAGGTTTCGGTCAAACTAATGAACTCCAGACTGATTCCAATGGTGAGGTAGTCCCCATAGGTCGTCATTACCTCGTCATGCAGTTTATCTCAAGCAACCTACAACGATATGTTACCAATTCCATCAGCCATGAAAGGGAAGGTCTTTCTAATTTTGAAGTGTGGGACTTTGGAAAGCAGATCTTGAGTGGCCTCTTATACCTTCACAAACACAAGCCATTTCCGATAGCTCATATGGATTTAAAACCGGACAACATactg CTGGATGAAGGTCAGATTCATCCTCGAGTGAAACTTGCTGATTTTGGCCTATCTCTGCCTCTAAGTCAGGATAACATAAAGACTTACGGTGGACACGCTCGTTGGATGGCACCAGAATTGTGGCTTAGCCAAACCTCATTGCATCAGCAGTCGAAAGAATTATGTCTTAAGAGTGATGTGTTTAGTTATGGTCTTATCTTGCTGTTTCTAATTACTGGGAAGACACCTTGGCATTCTATTACTGACCTTGATTATCCAACTGCCtcaagcagcagcaacagcagcagcttcagcagcagcagcagaagcagcagttCGAGTGAACCTCCAGATGAAGAAAGATTTGAGATTCCAGGAAATCTTGCACCCGAACTATTGGCAATAATACAACATTGCTATGTGGAGAAACCTACAGATAGAGCAAACTGTAGTCAAGTTAATGATCTTTATTACAAAG GTTGTGAGAACCCGTTTCATGTGAAAGATGAATCTGGAGAATTCTTCTCATACGGGTTCCTGGAAAACACCAATATTTTTGTCGCAGACAGCAAAGTTACTGAG AGCACAAAAGGCACTGCTTATACTAATCAGCTACCAGTGGGATATCAGCATTCTCATCTTGTTTGTGAAGTCAATGTAGAAAAAATGAAGTCTGGCAAAGTGAAACCAATTGTTGAAAGACCAACTGATCCAGTTCTTGCAGAAAAATTCCAACAAAATTTTGCACGATGGCAAATTTTAGCAAGtgaaaacaaaatttttaacCATTCTTCTATTGCTCTAAAATCACTACATTTGACAcgagaaggagaagaagaacaacaacaaattgttTTTAAATTTGCTCAAACAAGGTACGTCATACATCGTGCAATGCGGGAACTATGGATGAAAACTCTGACGTCAGACCAGAAAGAAGAGGCTGTTCCAGCCAAGGGGATTGTCAGCACCGTATATAGCAATTCATTTGGTCTCCATGTTGCAGTGATCACAGCAGACAAACCAACACCAAAGTTTATCTTTGCGCGCCGAGCAAGAAGAGAGGGTCTACCAAGTCCTGGAAATATTACTTGTGGTGCTGTGGAGAGCTGTTCTGTACAAGATTACATCGAAGAAGACGGAAAAACCAAAATTTCGTTGGTGAGAACTGCAGTTCGTGGACTGAATGAAGAGCTTCGTGTAGTTCTTGAAGGAAACGACGTCGATGCAATTACTTTATCAACTGTTTACCTCAAGTATGACACACATGAGTGGGGCCTCTGTGGATTCATTGATTTGAATGACGAACGAGTGCGTCCTGACAATCGGTTGACTTTCGAGCAGCTCAAGTCCCGATTCACAATGGGAGGATTGAAGAGTAAGTACAAGCACGAGGAGGTGGTGGCCGTTGATTTCAATCTTACTAAAATGGTTCAGTTTGTAAGAGAGAATTGCAAACAATTTGCTAGCTCTACCAAACTGGTTGTGGTGAAGGTTCTGCAGTCGTTCTTTGGGGTAACTTCTGTTGAACGAGCTTTCAAAAAGAACACAAGTCTCACATAG
- the LOC134185192 gene encoding uncharacterized protein LOC134185192, with translation MGYKLLLTSLLNSPLAFKYALKVICIAQFLKQPHAYQGNYQEDDRDIAIDFLDQPLKLPSTELDLKDLEVEISEANCIDDIQKAELNSLYYLVGYCLHSIKKNEEICTGCFVEVTSCDLSDQDSATFTILKEYRQGCLTQVSEKAFSMMLKVEVMLRNFDESVLMTSKNVKRLLLDKAEEITVHDLFLNCHNIKQKLLSRYLTVRLHILCKQMKRKRKQELEK, from the exons ATGGGATACAAGCTCCTTTTAACAAGTC TCCTTAATTCACCACTGGCATTTAAATACGCATTAAAAGTCATTTGCATTGCACAGTTCTTGAAACAACCTCATGCATATCAAGGAAACTACCAAGAAGATGATAGAGACATAGCAATTGACTTTCTTGACCAGCCATTGAAGCTACCAAGTACTGAACTGGATCTGAAAGATTTAGAAGTGGAAATATCAGAAGCAAATTGCATAGATGACATTCAGAAGGCTGAGTTGAACAGCTTATATTACCTTGTAGGATACTGCCTACACAGCATAAAGAAAAATGAAGAAATCTGCACAGGTTGTTTTGTGGAAGTGACCAGCTGTGATCTAAGTGATCAAGACTCAGCAACGTTCACTATTCTAAAAGAGTATAGGCAAGGATGCCTTACTCAGGTATCAGAGAAAGCATTCTCTATGATGCTCAAAGTAGAAGTCATGCTAAGGAACTTCGATGAATCAGTGTTGATGACATCAAAAAATGTGAAAAGATTATTGTTGGACAAGGCTGAAGAAATAACAGTACATGATTTGTTCCTCAATTGTCATAATATCAAGCAGAAGCTACTATCAAGGTACTTGACTGTTCGCTTACACATTCTATGCAAGCAGATGAAACGTAAAAGAAAACAGGAGTTAGAGAAATAA
- the LOC134185194 gene encoding uncharacterized protein K02A2.6-like yields MSEHEENELEVPPAEMAAQATAIMPVLRSNVPLPHRLKVTGNVSVQWRQWKQVWDSYELVSGLKSQSGEYRVATFITCIGPDALEVYNALPFETPADAQDIQKVLGLMEEHFIGETNTIYERYNFQRRQQEDNEAIDQYVTALRTLARTCSFGTNADERLRDQIVYGVKPNVLRKQLLQKKGLTLAECLDMCRAYEATTQQMKVMTGEELVHSVSKRRTKPENSRKSSDKERKQTQRTLTGQSQNTPKPECQYCGLTHERGADKCPAYGKECTYCHKRNHFAWKCRSKRQRDTRQRVHVATNRDESEEDDECLTLTLTPPQQDVQVMQCRDNYAWNYQRQVYANMHINGKGVKFQLDTGATCNVLKRNEVPRETKIMPTAQMITLYDGSRVKPYGKCKVNVTNPRIEKTYDVEFVVIQDAQNSILGSATVQQMGLLTVHHEMIQKIATDKEVKPRSKEHTHTMLQKYHTVFEKAVGLLGNDLHLDVDRSRKPVQMPVRRIPVAIKGKLKAELDRLEKLGVLGRIDEPTEWVSSLVIVKKPNGSLRLYLDPKPLNAVLKRSHYQIPTLEDLLPQLANAKVFSVADVRNGYWHVPLDRESQKLTTFGTPFGRYCWRRMPFGISVAPEIFQQRLQEAIESLDGVFAIADDILIAGNGITYAEAVKDHDRKLEMFLKRCQKKQICLNKDEFRLKLRSVAYMGHLLTDEGVKPDPKKITAIHQMPKPTDVAGVRRMLGMVTYLAKFLPQLATMSEPLRQLTKQDVEWIWTYEQDKAMDSIKKAITQVPVLKYFNDKERATLQCDSSGLGIGVALMQGGQPVAYASRALTSTEQQYAQIEKELLSILFGLERFDTYTFGRQVRIQTDHKPLEALHKKPLHSVPKRLQRMFLRMQRYDVTVVYRKGKHMFLADTLSRAYVADEGSDACLDGEVLHLDDEDATEYLPMTRTSIEMLQQGTQTDETLMQLKNMIQNGWPEHKNNVSQSIRQYYDIRDELLYQNGIIFKGDRVIVPHSLRAAMLDRVHYAHIGMNGCLRRAKECIYWPGMDAEIREYVSRCTTCRSFDVKQPKESLISHTFPLGPWAKVGTDIFSLSRL; encoded by the coding sequence ATGTCTGAACATGAAGAGAACGAGCTTGAGGTGCCACCTGCGGAAATGGCAGCGCAAGCTACAGCCATTATGCCCGTACTACGAAGCAATGTTCCGTTGCCGCATCGACTCAAAGTGACAGGCAACGTGTCGGTGCAGTGGAGGCAGTGGAAGCAAGTGTGGGACTCATATGAGTTGGTTTCAGGATTGAAGAGCcaatcaggtgagtacagagTTGCCACATTCATTACGTGTATTGGCCCAGATGCTCTGGAAGTATACAATGCGCTCCCGTTTGAGACGCCAGCTGATGCGCAGGACATTCAGAAGGTTCTTGGTCTAATGGAAGAGCATTTTATAGGAGAAACGAATACGATATATGAGCGATACAATTTCCAGAGGAGGCAGCAAGAGGACAACGAAGCGATTGATCAGTATGTTACTGCATTGAGAACTCTTGCTCGCACATGCTCGTTTGGAACAAATGCAGATGAACGTTTGAGAGATCAAATTGTGTATGGAGTGAAACCGAATGTGCTACGGAAGCAACTATTACAAAAGAAAGGTTTGACACTAGCTGAATGCCTAGACATGTGTAGAGCCTATGAGGCCACCACACAGcagatgaaagtgatgacaggAGAAGAGTTGGTACATTCCGTGAGTAAACGGCGAACAAAGCCTGAGAACTCTAGGAAGTCATCAGACAAGGaacgtaaacaaacacagaggACTCTCACGGGTCAGAGTCAGAACACGCCCAAACCAGAGTGTCAATATTGTGGTTTGACACATGAACGAGGTGCAGACAAGTGTCCTGCATACGGCAAAGAATGCACGTATTGCCACAAGAGGAATCATTTTGCTTGGAAGTGCAGATCAAAgcgacagagagacacacgaCAGCGAGTACATGTAGCTACCAACAGAGATGAAAGCGAAGAAGATGATGAATGCCTGACTCTTACGCTGACTCCGCCTCAACAGGATGTTCAGGTGATGCAATGCAGAGACAACTATGCCTGGAATTATCAGCGCCAGGTCTATGCCAACATGCACATCAATGGAAAAGGTGTCAAATTCCAGCTTGACACGGGCGCCACGTGCAACGTGCTTAAAAGGAATGAGGTTCCCAGAGAGACCAAGATTATGCCCACAGCACAGATGATAACTTTGTATGATGGAAGCAGAGTTAAGCCATATGGCAAATGCAAAGTGAACGTGACAAATCCTAGAATAGAGAAAACGTATGATGTGGAATTTGTTGTGATACAAGATGCGCAAAATTCAATTTTGGGCTCAGCTACTGTGCAACAGATGGGTTTGTTAACTGTTCACCATGAGATGATTCAGAAGATAGCCACTGACAAAGAGGTTAAGCCAAGGAGCaaagagcacacacacacaatgctgCAGAAGTACCATACAGTATTTGAGAAGGCAGTCGGTCTTCTAGGAAATGATctacatctagatgttgaccGATCAAGGAAACCAGTCCAGATGCCAGTGAGGCGCATCCCAGTTGCTATTAAAGGAAAGTTGAAAGCAGAACTTGATCGTCTTGAGAAGCTTGGTGTACTTGGAAGAATTGATGAGCCTACAGAATGGGTATCGAGTTTAGTGATTGTCAAGAAACCCAATGGCAGTTTGCGATTATATTTGGATCCAAAGCCATTAAATGCAGTTTTGAAAAGGAGCCATTATCAAATCCCAACGTTGGAAGATTTATTACCACAATTGGCTAATGCAAAAGTCTTCAGCGTTGCAGATGTCAGGAATGGGTACTGGCATGTTCCTCTTGATAGGGAGTCGCAGAAACTCACCACGTTCGGTACACCTTTTGGGAGATACTGTTGGCGAAGAATGCCCTTTGGTATCTCAGTTGCACCAGAAATATTTCAACAACGGTTACAAGAGGCCATTGAAAGTCTAGATGGAGTGTTTGCAATTGCAGACGACATACTCATTGCAGGCAATGGCATTACCTATGCAGAAGCAGTTAAGGATCACGACAGGAAACTTGAGATGTTTTTGAAACGATGTCAGAAGAAACAGATTTGTCTGAACAAGGATGAGTTTCGATTGAAATTAAGATCAGTAGCATACATGGGTCATCTACTGACTGATGAAGGAGTTAAACCAGATCCTAAGAAGATAACAGCGATACATCAGATGCCGAAACCAACTGATGTTGCAGGAGTTAGACGCATGCTTGGTATGGTCACATATTTGGCAAAATTTCTGCCACAACTGGCTACTATGTCAGAGCCTTTGAGACAGCTGACCAAACAAGATGTTGAGTGGATTTGGACCTATGAACAGGACAAAGCGATGGACAGTATCAAGAAAGCAATCACACAGGTTCCAGTTCTCAAGTACTTTAATGACAAGGAAAGAGCAACTCTTCAGTGCGATTCTTCGGGACTAGGAATTGGAGTAGCACTAATGCAAGGAGGGCAACCAGTGGCTTATGCCAGTCGAGCTTTAACTTCTACGGAGCAGCAATATGCGCAAATAGAAAAAGAACTGCTATCAATATTATTTGGTCTAGAGAGGtttgacacatacacatttgGACGGCAAGTCAGAATACAAACAGATCATAAACCTCTTGAAGCTTTGCACAAGAAACCGCTACACTCCGTTCCCAAAAGATTGCAACGAATGTTTCTACGCATGCAGCGTTATGATGTGACCGTAGTCTACAGAAAAGGCAAGCACATGTTCTTAGCAGATACCTTATCGAGAGCCTATGTAGCTGATGAAGGCAGTGATGCATGCCTTGATGGAGAAGTACTACATCTGGATGATGAGGATGCAACAGAGTATCTACCTATGACCCGAACTAGTATTGAGATGTTACAGCAaggaacacagacagatgaaacaCTGATGCAGTTGAAGAATATGATTCAGAATGGATGGCCAGAGCACAAGAACAATGTTTCACAGTCAATCAGGCAGTACTATGATATTAGAGATGAGCTGTTATATCAGAATGGTATCATCTTTAAGGGTGATAGAGTCATTGTTCCTCATAGCTTGAGAGCAGCAATGCTAGATAGAGTTCATTATGCTCATATAGGCATGAACGGCTGTCTGAGACGAGCCAAAGAGTGTATATACTGGCCCGGCATGGATGCGGAGATACGAGAGTATGTATCTAGATGTACTACTTGCAGAAGCTTCGATGTAAAGCAGCCCAAGGAGTCTTTGATTAGTCACACTTTTCCTCTAGGACCATGGGCAAAAGTTGGGACTGATATTTTTTCACTTTCAAGATTATGA
- the LOC134185874 gene encoding uncharacterized protein K02A2.6-like, translating into MTVDYYSSFVEVDRLEKATSKEVIKCLKRHFSRYGIPDTVVSDNGPQYSSQEFAEFSRNWSFQHTVTSPYYSQSNGKVEGSIKTVKRMMKKAAATGSDPWLCLLDYRNTPTEGLQSSPVQRLMGRRTKTRLPTTTSLLRPEIHDESEAIRRQKLKQAHYYNQGSKDLQQLKPTQIVRIQPSGQHKTWRKAMVTKQVGIRSYEVETEGGTYIRRNRRQLRATTEDHNTSTADPPVTRKQSDAVTKSSPTTESIIAQPRPQLQQKPTTTRSGRTTRPPKYLKDYVTK; encoded by the coding sequence ATGACTGTGGACTATTATAGTTCTTTTGTGGAAGTCGATCGCCTGGAAAAGGCCACTTCGAAAgaagtcatcaaatgtttgaagagACACTTCTCACGGTATGGCATCCCTGACACAGTTGTCAGCGATAATGGACCGCAATATTCGTCTCAGGAATTCGCTGAGTTTTCCAGGAATTGGTCATTTCAACATACCGTCACAAGCCCATACTATTCCCAATCCAATGGCAAGGTGGAAGGGTCGATCAAGACAGTCAAAAGAATGATGAAGAAAGCCGCTGCAACAGGCAGTGACCCGTGGTTATGTCTATTAGATTATAGAAATACTCCAACTGAAGGTTTACAATCAAGCCCTGTGCAGAGACTAATGGGAAGACGAACGAAAACGAGATTACCAACCACAACAAGTTTGTTGAGACCTGAAATTCATGATGAATCGGAAGCTATTAGACGACAAAAGCTAAAACAAGCACATTACTATAACCAGGGAAGCAAGGATTTGCAACAATTGAAGCCGACACAGATAGTGAGAATACAACCATCTGGACAACACAAGACATGGAGAAAAGCAATGGTGACTAAGCAAGTGGGAATAAGATCGTACGAAGTTGAAACAGAGGGTGGAACTTATATACGACGAAATAGAAGACAACTACGAGCTACAACTGAAGATCACAACACCAGCACAGCTGATCCACCAGTAACACGAAAACAATCAGATGCAGTGACCAAATCTAGTCCAACTACCGAGTCTATCATTGCACAACCAAGACCACAATTACAGCAGAAGCCTACCACCACCAGGAGCGGAAGAACAACCAGACCTCCTAAGTATTTGAAGGATTATGTAACAAAGTAA
- the LOC134185195 gene encoding uncharacterized protein LOC134185195 codes for MARSMAALAKEQESDVSEDASPWPHTDREVFTILLERMRPLRILDNLYDEGLITRDEWIELKALHTDREKIEKLLGVMLPRKTPARDVFCRLCTILKGTAGQEEVANILLRYANMSCPSPQQAKSVTVYIHRTDEDLARQVEGYVVPVFGRKLGILKENVNVFPFDQAPRQPAVTSNTSLSLVLANSLTVEVWLKGVQESEFREHSIVRELFIDIIARKFEIPRSTVELDVSYIQSVGISLCLPLQNAGLQLIGMYHDRCEQIKLIWEFETKLPQLTQVDIYIGELPVWSLRLSSSLDGDLDLWGQLTKLVRFNCVLPSLLMDQMYHNGAITGIQYLEYISCDSRSESEIATNFINESNESKVRHSKRAVETG; via the exons ATGGCCAGAAGTATGGCGGCACTAGCAAAAGAACAAGAAAGCGACGTCAGTGAGGACGCCAGTCCGTGGCCTCATACAGACCGCGAAGTGTTTACAATACTACTAGAAAGGATGAGACCCCTGCGCATACTAGACAACCTGTACGACGAGGGATTGATCACGAGAGACGAGTGGATAGAGTTGAAAGCTCTCCACACTGATAGAGAGAAGATTGAAAAACTTCTTGGTGTCATGCTGCCAAGAAAAACGCCAGCACGAGACGTATTTTGCAGGCTATGTACCATACTGAAGGGCACGGCTGGTCAGGAAGAGGTGGCCAACATACTGCTTAGATACGCCAACATGTCCTGTCCATCACCTCAACAGGCTAAGTCAGTGACAGTATATATTCATCGTACAGACGAGGATCTTGCACGTCAAGTAGAAGGTTATGTAGTCCCGGTGTTTGGCCGAAAGCTTGGAATTTTGAAGGAAAACGTGAATGTCTTTCCATTTGATCAAGCACCTAGGCAACCAGCTGTAACAAGCAATACCAGCTTATCTCTCGTACTTGCAAATAGTTTGACTGTAGAGGTATGGTTGAAAGGTGTTCAAGAATCGGAGTTCAGGGAACATTCAATAGTGAGGGAACTCTTTATTGATATAATCGCTAGAAAGTTTGAAATACCGCGCTCTACTGTGGAGCTAGACGTTTCTTACATACAGAGTGTGGGTATCAGCCTTTGTCTTCCACTGCAGAATGCTGGGTTACAGTTGATAGGGATGTACCACGATCGCTGTGAGCAAATCAAACTTATTTGGGAATTTGAGACAAAATTGCCACAATTGACTCAAGTTGATATTTATATTGGAGAACttccagtctggtctttacgTTTGTCTTCCTCACTTGATGGTGATCTAGACTTGTGG GGACAGTTGACAAAGCTGGTCAGGTTTAATTGTGTGTTACCCAGTCTGCTGATGGATCAGATGTACCACAATGGAGCCATCACAGGTATTCAATATCTTGAATACATCAGTTGTGACAGCAGAAGTGAATCAGAGATAGCCACTAATTTTATCAACGAATCCAACGAAAG TAAAGTTCGGCATTCCAAGAGAGCAGTGGAAACCGGATAG
- the LOC134186126 gene encoding uncharacterized protein LOC134186126, which translates to MQSKQRMHGDGNTIAFVCQSYKTVAMEVHSSYDDTFPRFKAEALRNALCETLATFPDSVKVCNAFERSRKWMFFSLPLEDVFRLLTGVVDVVQSKAFDENLSLFLPKATDVRMHVGGLPSLSLRPIRRIDGDWSNTGAAIAIPGYESHVLVCRSSGAYLVNVESNKVKEAVGDNLDVLKDCTALVSVGDKMYAFGCRLNEVTYKPLDSAFQCVQLGHEDWNGTLATCRYENAILAVQARKSSGLTRTNLYYVDVNTGASQVLSKPHQPWLVAGALVNVADNEGKENVIAICGSLWQLNIELRAGGFTHVHSRRLDQAGQGNPLIEGWHCLSEYLYGRGWQFTQSAAVHNKELYVATGKYYLSGKILGGLFRVDLFNQGAYSAVYEG; encoded by the coding sequence ATGCAGAGTAAGCAACGTATGCACGGAGACGGAAACACGATAGCTTTTGTTTGTCAGAGTTACAAAACGGTCGCTATGGAAGTACACTCTTCTTACGACGATACGTTTCCTCGATTCAAAGCGGAAGCTTTACGAAATGCCTTGTGTGAAACACTAGCTACGTTTCCCGACTCGGTGAAAGTCTGTAATGCTTTCGAAAGATCCAGAAAGTGGATGTTCTTTTCATTGCCTCTTGAGGATGTTTTCCGTTTGCTAACCGGTGTCGTCGACGTCGTGCAGTCAAAGGCATTTGACGAAAACCTGTCGCTTTTCCTTCCAAAAGCAACCGACGTGCGCATGCACGTTGGCGGGCTGCCATCCTTGTCACTGCGTCCTATCCGTCGTATAGATGGTGACTGGTCTAATACCGGGGCAGCCATCGCCATTCCCGGATATGAAAGCCACGTTCTCGTGTGCCGATCATCGGGTGCGTATCTCGTCAACGTAGAATCTAACAAAGTGAAGGAAGCGGTGGGAGACAATTTGGATGTTCTAAAGGATTGTACAGCTCTGGTCAGTGTTGGAGACAAGATGTACGCATTTGGATGTAGATTAAACGAAGTGACATACAAACCTCTCGATTCTGCATTCCAATGCGTCCAACTAGGACATGAAGATTGGAATGGCACACTCGCCACCTGTCGATACGAAAACGCTATTCTTGCTGTTCAAGCAAGAAAATCCTCCGGATTAACACGCACAAATTTGTATTACGTCGATGTCAATACGGGTGCATCCCAAGTCCTATCGAAGCCTCATCAACCTTGGCTTGTAGCCGGTGCTCTTGTTAATGTAGCAGATAATGAAGGCAAAGAGAATGTAATTGCTATCTGCGGTTCCTTGTGGCAGTTGAATATCGAGTTGCGAGCAGGAGGTTTCACACACGTGCACAGTAGAAGACTCGACCAAGCCGGTCAGGGCAATCCACTCATAGAAGGTTGGCACTGTCTGTCAGAGTATCTCTATGGACGTGGATGGCAATTTACACAGTCAGCAGCTGTACACAACAAGGAGCTCTATGTTGCAACTGGCAAGTATTATCTCTCCGGTAAGATTCTCGGCGGTCTTTTCCGAGTTGATCTTTTCAATCAAGGTGCATACTCGGCGGTTTACGAAGGCTGA
- the LOC134186103 gene encoding uncharacterized protein LOC134186103, with the protein MDLKPDNILLDEGQIHPRVKLADFGLSLPLSQDNIKTYGGHARWMAPELWLSQTSLHQQSKELCLKSDVFSYGLILLFLITGKTPWHSITDLDYPTASSSSNSGSFSRGISLSELPDEGRFEIPGNLAPELLAIIQHC; encoded by the exons ATGGATTTAAAACCGGACAACATactg CTGGATGAAGGTCAGATTCATCCTCGAGTGAaacttgctgattttggtCTATCCCTGCCTCTGAGTCAGGATAACATAAAGACTTACGGCGGACATGCTCGTTGGATGGCACCAGAATTGTGGCTTAGCCAAACCTCATTGCATCAGCAGTCGAAAGAATTATGTCTTAAGAGTGATGTGTTTAGTTATGGTCTTATCTTGCTGTTTCTAATTACTGGAAAGACACCTTGGCATTCTATTACTGACCTTGATTATCCAACTGCTtcaagcagcagcaacagcggCAGCTTCAGCAGAGGCATCAGTTTGAGTGAACTTCCAGACGAAGGAAGATTTGAGATTCCAGGAAATCTTGCACCCGAACTATTGGCAATAATACAACACTGCTAA